From Candidatus Eremiobacterota bacterium, the proteins below share one genomic window:
- a CDS encoding STAS domain-containing protein, with amino-acid sequence MATHEGVRVLVLDGELDLLHEAALRKNLAGLAQAPAAIVDLSAVAYLDSMALAAFVKLNKEFAGRGARIVWVVPPGSNARRIFELASLDRYFTLAPDLPAARQALSAV; translated from the coding sequence GTGGCGACCCATGAAGGCGTGCGTGTTCTCGTTTTGGACGGGGAGCTCGATCTGCTCCACGAGGCTGCATTGCGCAAGAACCTCGCCGGGCTGGCGCAAGCGCCGGCCGCGATCGTCGACCTGTCCGCGGTGGCTTACCTGGACTCGATGGCCTTGGCGGCGTTCGTGAAGCTGAACAAGGAGTTCGCCGGCCGGGGCGCCCGGATCGTGTGGGTCGTGCCGCCGGGGTCGAACGCGCGCCGCATCTTCGAGCTGGCGAGCCTGGACCGCTACTTCACGCTCGCCCCGGACCTGCCGGCGGCGCGTCAGGCGCTCAGCGCCGTCTGA
- a CDS encoding glycosyltransferase: MRVRLAARGIRGEVVDSYRYAASLFSKVVSDGYIGMVRTIPQLYGFIYDRAERATAAGGFRVWASEFTARNIRGLMERLRPSAVVCTHAFPCGVMSAYKRLYDPSLPVMGIVTDFVVHPFWIYRNVDAYAVATPEIRAALIGRGIEPEIVGVDGIPVNPRFGMHPHDRGALREALGLPREGAVALVMGGGLGLGPVAATVRALARTSVPVTPVVIVGKNRRLERRLAEEARADGGEVRVLGFVENVFDWMHAADVLVTKPGGLTTSEALAAGVPLVLLRPLPGQEERNARYLVSRGAALRATRGADLVRVVDGVLHDAATAARVRAGAAQLAHPDAAERIAGRIAALTQTALSA; this comes from the coding sequence GTGCGCGTGCGCCTCGCCGCGCGCGGCATCCGCGGCGAGGTCGTCGACAGCTATCGTTACGCCGCCTCGCTGTTCTCGAAGGTCGTCAGCGACGGCTACATCGGGATGGTGCGCACCATCCCGCAGCTCTACGGCTTCATCTACGACCGCGCCGAGCGCGCGACCGCCGCCGGCGGCTTTCGCGTGTGGGCGAGCGAGTTCACCGCGCGCAACATCCGCGGCTTGATGGAGCGGTTGCGGCCCAGCGCGGTCGTGTGCACGCACGCGTTTCCCTGCGGCGTGATGTCGGCGTACAAACGGCTCTACGATCCGAGCTTGCCGGTGATGGGAATCGTCACCGACTTCGTCGTGCACCCGTTCTGGATCTATCGCAACGTCGACGCGTACGCGGTCGCGACGCCGGAGATCCGCGCCGCCCTGATCGGGCGTGGGATCGAGCCGGAGATCGTCGGCGTCGACGGGATCCCGGTCAACCCGCGCTTCGGGATGCACCCGCACGACCGCGGCGCGCTGCGCGAGGCGCTCGGCCTGCCGCGCGAGGGCGCGGTGGCGCTGGTGATGGGCGGCGGGCTCGGGCTCGGTCCGGTGGCGGCGACGGTGCGCGCGCTCGCGCGCACGAGCGTTCCGGTCACGCCGGTCGTGATCGTCGGCAAGAACCGCCGCCTGGAGCGCCGGCTCGCCGAGGAGGCGCGCGCCGACGGCGGCGAGGTGCGGGTGCTGGGCTTCGTCGAGAACGTGTTCGACTGGATGCACGCGGCCGACGTGCTCGTCACGAAGCCCGGCGGCCTCACGACCTCGGAGGCGCTGGCGGCCGGCGTGCCGCTGGTGCTGCTGCGCCCGTTGCCGGGCCAGGAGGAGCGGAACGCACGCTATCTGGTTTCGCGGGGCGCGGCGCTGCGGGCGACCCGCGGCGCGGACCTGGTGCGGGTCGTCGACGGCGTGCTGCACGACGCCGCGACCGCCGCGCGCGTGCGCGCGGGCGCGGCGCAGCTCGCCCACCCGGACGCCGCCGAGCGGATCGCCGGGCGGATCGCGGCGCTGACTCAGACGGCGCTGAGCGCCTGA